A genomic segment from Glycine soja cultivar W05 chromosome 18, ASM419377v2, whole genome shotgun sequence encodes:
- the LOC114395234 gene encoding DELLA protein GAI-like: MKRDHRDSCGGGGGGGSVKGECSSMPSNGKANMWEEQQQQQQQGMDELLAALGYKVRASDMADVAQKLEQLEMVMGCAQEEGISHLASDTVHYDPTDLYSWVQTMLTELNPEPNNNNNSLLGPSSLLIDNNTAPVFNDDSEYDLRAIPGIAAYPPPPPQDNNNNNNNLDEIETANNINKRLKPSPVESADSASEPTRTVLLVDHQEAGVRLVHTLLACAEAVQQENLKLADALVKHVGILAASQAGAMRKVASYFAQALARRIYGIFPEETLDSSFSDVLHMHFYESCPYLKFAHFTANQAILEAFATAGRVHVIDFGLRQGMQWPALMQALALRPGGPPTFRLTGIGPPQPDNTDALQQVGWKLAQLAQNIGVQFEFRGFVCNSLADLDPKMLEIRPGEAVAVNSVFELHRMLARPGSVDKVLDTVKKIKPKIVTIVEQEANHNGPGFLDRFTEALHYYSSLFDSLEGSSSSTGLGSPNQDLLMSELYLGRQICNVVANEGADRVERHETLSQWRGRLDSAGFDPVHLGSNAFKQASMLLALFAGGDGYRVEENNGCLMLGWHTRPLIATSAWKLPSPNDLHCKL; encoded by the coding sequence ATGAAGAGGGATCACCGAGATAGctgcggcggcggcggcggcggcgggaGTGTGAAGGGTGAGTGTTCCTCAATGCCGTCGAACGGGAAGGCAAATATGTGGgaggaacaacaacaacaacaacaacagggGATGGACGAGTTGCTGGCGGCGTTGGGGTACAAGGTTCGTGCTTCCGACATGGCCGACGTGGCACAGAAGCTGGAGCAGTTGGAGATGGTCATGGGTTGTGCCCAGGAAGAGGGAATTTCCCACCTCGCCTCCGACACCGTCCACTACGATCCCACGGATCTTTATTCCTGGGTCCAAACCATGTTAACCGAACTCAACCCTGaacccaacaacaacaacaatagcctCCTCGGTCCATCTTCTCTCTTAATCGACAACAACACCGCCCCTGTTTTCAACGACGATTCCGAATATGACCTCAGAGCCATTCCTGGTATTGCAGCCtaccctcctcctcctccacaagacaacaacaacaacaacaacaacctcgaCGAAATCGAAACAGCTAACAACATCAACAAGCGTCTCAAGCCATCTCCAGTTGAATCAGCAGACTCCGCGTCTGAGCCCACGCGCACGGTGCTGCTCGTTGACCATCAGGAAGCCGGCGTGCGTCTGGTCCACACTCTCCTGGCGTGCGCGGAGGCCGTCCAGCAGGAGAATCTGAAGCTGGCCGACGCGCTCGTCAAGCACGTGGGCATACTCGCGGCTTCTCAAGCCGGCGCCATGAGGAAGGTGGCTTCCTACTTCGCCCAAGCCCTCGCGCGTCGTATCTACGGAATCTTCCCGGAAGAAACCCTCGACTCCTCCTTCTCCGACGTTCTCCACATGCACTTCTACGAGTCCTGCCCTTACCTCAAATTCGCGCACTTCACCGCGAATCAGGCTATCCTCGAAGCATTTGCCACTGCTGGGAGAGTCCACGTCATCGATTTCGGCCTCAGACAAGGGATGCAGTGGCCTGCACTCATGCAAGCCCTTGCATTGCGGCCCGGCGGGCCCCCGACTTTCCGTCTAACCGGAATCGGCCCGCCGCAGCCCGACAACACCGACGCGCTGCAGCAAGTGGGCTGGAAATTAGCCCAATTGGCCCAGAACATCGGCGTCCAGTTCGAATTCCGCGGCTTCGTTTGCAACAGCCTCGCGGATCTCGACCCGAAAATGCTCGAGATCCGACCCGGAGAAGCCGTCGCTGTCAACTCGGTTTTCGAGCTCCATCGTATGCTGGCCCGCCCGGGATCCGTCGACAAGGTCTTGGACACTGTTAAGAAAATCAAGCCGAAGATTGTCACCATCGTGGAACAAGAAGCGAACCACAACGGACCGGGTTTTCTTGACCGGTTCACTGAGGCCTTGCATTACTACTCCAGCCTATTCGACTCGCTGGAGGGTTCGTCCTCTTCGACCGGGTTGGGCTCACCAAATCAGGATCTGTTAATGTCCGAGTTGTACCTGGGGAGACAAATATGCAACGTGGTGGCTAACGAGGGCGCGGACCGGGTAGAGCGTCACGAGACTTTGAGTCAGTGGAGGGGGAGATTGGACTCGGCCGGGTTCGACCCGGTTCATCTCGGGTCCAACGCGTTCAAGCAAGCGAGTATGCTACTTGCTCTATTCGCAGGCGGTGACGGCTATAGGGTTGAGGAGAATAACGGCTGCCTCATGCTTGGCTGGCACACTCGGCCACTCATCGCTACCTCCGCCTGGAAGCTTCCCTCCCCGAACGACTTGCACTGTAAACTGTAG